The sequence CAAAATTGCTTAAATAGTTTTAAAGTTCTAAAAACGTTGAAACACAACTGTAAAATAAATATACCTTTTCTTATGAAAAATAAAAGATTTGCATCGTTGCTTTTTGTTTTATGCGCAGGAAGTATGATGTTTGCTCAGGATGACCTGATCAACAAGTTGAAAAACAATCAGTCTCAAAATGCTAATTTCCAGTTTACCACTTTAAAAGATGTAGGGGCAACTTCGGTAAAAAACCAAGGTTCGTCAGGAACTTGCTGGAGTTATTCCGGAAATTCTTTTCTGGAATCTGAAATGCAGAGGATGGGTAAAAAACCTGTTGATTTAGCTGAGATTTTTACAGCAAGAAATTCTTATCATGATAAGGCAAAATTATATGTTTTAAACGGCGGAGCAATCAGCTGGGGTGATGGCGGAGAATTGCATGATGTTGTGAATATGTACAAAAAATATGGTGCAGTTCCGCAGGATGTTTATACAGGATTGAAATCAGGACAAACTTTAAATAATTTCAATGAAATGCAAGGAAAACTGAAACCCGTTTTAGAAGGTTTGGTCGCGGCATCTTCAAAAGGAAAACTTCCCGATAACTGGATGGAATCCGTAGATGCTATTCTTGATGAATATTTAGGGAAAGTTCCGACAAACTTTACGTATGAAGGAAAAAATTACACTCCAAAAACGTTTGCTAAAGAAGTTGTAGGCATTAATCCTAAAGATTATGTGGAATTGTCTTCTTACAAAGATTATCCGTACTATCAGAAATTTGTAGTTCCGATTCCTGATAACTGGAGCCAC comes from Chryseobacterium sp. 3008163 and encodes:
- a CDS encoding aminopeptidase C, whose product is MKNKRFASLLFVLCAGSMMFAQDDLINKLKNNQSQNANFQFTTLKDVGATSVKNQGSSGTCWSYSGNSFLESEMQRMGKKPVDLAEIFTARNSYHDKAKLYVLNGGAISWGDGGELHDVVNMYKKYGAVPQDVYTGLKSGQTLNNFNEMQGKLKPVLEGLVAASSKGKLPDNWMESVDAILDEYLGKVPTNFTYEGKNYTPKTFAKEVVGINPKDYVELSSYKDYPYYQKFVVPIPDNWSHDSDWNIPMNEMTAIIDNAVTKGYSVGWATDVSEPYFSYKNGVAYVPDVDLDQITPEVKKELFTQPKKDKTITEDLRQKALNNLSTTDDHGMHIVGLAKDQTGKEYYMVKNSWGVTNDFDGYLYVTKPYVEYKSTAILVHKNAIPKNIRKQLKPSKSIGL